A genomic window from bacterium includes:
- the xth gene encoding exodeoxyribonuclease III, translating to MRILSWNVNGLRACERKGFRRWLDRSDAEIVGVQEVRANRDQLSASLTTPNSWHAEFSAAKRPGYSGVGLYARRKPDAVETALGQRSFDDEGRVQLARFGRLIIANIYFPNGSGKNRDNSRVPYKLRFYRALFQRLDRMRRGGYRVLVMGDFNTAHREIDLARPKGNRETSGFLPIERKEIDRWHDAGWVDTFRHFEPGPEHYSWWSQRFGVREKNIGWRIDYVLASAAAMRFVQGAFIHPDTRGSDHCPIGVDVDPGIFL from the coding sequence GTGCGAATACTCTCGTGGAACGTGAACGGGTTGCGCGCCTGCGAACGGAAGGGTTTTCGGCGTTGGCTCGATCGCTCCGACGCGGAGATCGTCGGCGTGCAGGAAGTGCGAGCCAATCGGGACCAGCTCTCCGCCAGCCTGACGACGCCCAACAGTTGGCATGCGGAGTTCTCGGCCGCCAAGCGCCCCGGCTACAGCGGTGTAGGCCTCTACGCGCGGCGAAAACCCGATGCCGTGGAGACGGCGCTCGGCCAGCGTAGCTTCGATGACGAAGGCCGCGTGCAGCTCGCCCGCTTCGGACGCCTGATCATCGCCAACATCTACTTCCCGAACGGAAGCGGCAAGAACCGGGACAACAGCCGGGTGCCCTACAAGCTGCGCTTCTACCGTGCTCTCTTCCAACGGCTCGACCGCATGCGCCGCGGCGGTTACCGCGTGCTCGTAATGGGCGATTTCAACACGGCCCACCGGGAAATCGATCTGGCGCGGCCCAAGGGCAACCGCGAGACCAGCGGCTTCCTGCCCATCGAGCGAAAGGAGATCGATCGCTGGCATGACGCTGGTTGGGTCGACACGTTCCGGCATTTCGAACCCGGGCCCGAGCACTACTCCTGGTGGAGTCAGCGCTTCGGCGTGCGCGAGAAGAACATCGGCTGGCGAATCGACTACGTCCTCGCCTCGGCTGCCGCCATGCGCTTCGTCCAGGGCGCCTTCATCCACCCGGACACCCGGGGCTCCGACCATTGCCCGATCGGCGTGGACGTCGACCCCGGAATCTTTCTCTGA
- the hisS gene encoding histidine--tRNA ligase, translating to MAKINTQPPRGTRDFFPEELRLRNWLFDIWRETARRFGFEEVDAPIVEHAELYMRKAGEEIVDQLYHFELHDRHLALRSEFTPSLARMVMARQGALRFPIRWFGIPQCWRYERMTRGRRREHYQWNMDVWGEPSVAAEAELINAAFCAMDAMGLGAGDVRMRVNSRALLEETLRERFLGDRPEAFEPLCVVIDKLDKIGADAVVDQLADPDGAIRLPKPDALDVVALLQVDGLEEARKSAPAGSAALADLERLFALLEGYDIADRVVFDASVVRGLAYYTGIVFEAFDTGGKLRAVCGGGRYDRLLESLGGKPAPAVGFGFGDAVIAELLEEKGLLPELPRTLEAVVFPFSDAERPQAQALTSSLRLAGQSVELVLGQMKPKRALADADRAGAERIYLIGPDELSRGVARVRELRTGEERDEPLPKGSH from the coding sequence GTGGCCAAGATCAACACCCAGCCTCCGCGCGGAACCCGGGATTTCTTCCCGGAGGAGCTGCGCCTGCGCAACTGGCTCTTCGACATCTGGCGCGAGACCGCCCGGCGCTTCGGCTTCGAAGAGGTGGACGCGCCGATCGTCGAGCACGCCGAGCTGTACATGCGCAAGGCCGGTGAAGAGATCGTGGACCAGCTCTACCACTTCGAGCTTCACGATCGGCACCTGGCCCTGCGCAGCGAGTTCACGCCGTCTCTCGCCCGGATGGTGATGGCCCGTCAGGGTGCCCTGCGCTTTCCGATCCGCTGGTTCGGGATCCCCCAGTGCTGGCGCTATGAGCGCATGACCCGGGGGCGACGCCGGGAGCACTACCAGTGGAACATGGATGTCTGGGGTGAGCCGAGCGTGGCCGCCGAAGCCGAGCTGATCAACGCGGCATTCTGCGCGATGGACGCGATGGGCCTCGGAGCCGGCGATGTGCGCATGCGCGTGAACAGCCGAGCCCTGCTCGAGGAAACTCTGCGCGAACGCTTCCTGGGGGACCGCCCCGAAGCCTTCGAGCCGCTTTGCGTGGTGATCGACAAGCTCGACAAGATCGGCGCGGACGCCGTCGTGGATCAGCTGGCGGATCCGGACGGTGCCATCCGCTTGCCGAAGCCGGACGCATTGGATGTGGTCGCGCTGCTCCAGGTCGACGGCCTCGAAGAAGCGCGCAAGAGCGCGCCTGCGGGCTCTGCGGCGCTCGCCGATCTCGAACGCCTGTTCGCGTTGCTCGAGGGCTACGACATCGCGGATCGCGTGGTCTTCGACGCGTCGGTCGTGCGAGGCCTCGCCTACTACACGGGAATCGTATTCGAGGCTTTCGACACCGGAGGGAAGCTACGGGCCGTTTGCGGAGGCGGACGCTACGACCGGCTGCTCGAAAGTCTCGGCGGGAAGCCGGCTCCCGCCGTTGGATTTGGCTTCGGCGATGCGGTGATCGCCGAACTGCTCGAGGAGAAGGGCCTGCTCCCGGAGCTCCCTCGCACGCTCGAGGCCGTGGTCTTTCCCTTCAGCGACGCGGAACGCCCGCAAGCCCAGGCCCTGACGTCGAGCCTGCGCCTGGCCGGCCAATCCGTCGAACTCGTGTTAGGCCAGATGAAGCCCAAGCGCGCGTTGGCGGACGCAGATCGGGCGGGTGCCGAGCGGATCTACCTGATCGGCCCGGACGAACTCTCCCGTGGCGTGGCCCGGGTTCGTGAGCTTCGTACCGGCGAAGAACGGGACGAACCGCTTCCGAAGGGAAGCCATTGA
- the speA gene encoding biosynthetic arginine decarboxylase — MHGWTTRDSRELYNVENWGRGYFEIDANGDLQVQPRGAGGPSIALPDLVKDLRERGLRTPLLVRFSDILKSRIDHLAGAFGKATSEYGYRGRFRGVYPIKVNQQRHVVEEMVELGRDCCLGLEAGSKPELLIALALLDTPEALIICNGYKDRAYIETALLAQRLGRTPIIVIDRYHELELVIKVATELGIRPHIGIRAKLSARGAGKWVESSGDRSKFGLTAAEIVEAVDRLRHEDMLECLELLHFHIGSQITTIRAHKDALREASRIFAGLHELGARPSLFDVGGGLAVDYDGSRTHFHSSKNYSLQEYANDVVSAIQEVCDEKDVPHPDLVTEAGRWMVAHHSVLLFDVLGVNDVKPNARPQPVAEDDPKLLRDLEETFEAVNHKNLLECYHDAIQLKEDAATLFAHGQLDLRDRARIERWFWACCDKIQRFSRELPEVPEDLRPLEKALADTYYGNLSVFQSAPDHWAVKQLFPLMPIHRLDEEPTQRGVIADLTCDSDGKIDQFIDVHGVKSVLELHAVDGATYYLGMFLMGAYQEILGDLHNLFGDTDAVHVRLSDDGGYEIEHVVEGDDVREVLAYVQYDQSTLKEKVRRLTESALRRGDISLEETRLLRRRYDQGLWEYTYLDPDR; from the coding sequence ATGCACGGCTGGACGACTCGCGACAGCCGGGAGCTCTACAACGTCGAGAACTGGGGCCGTGGGTATTTCGAGATCGACGCGAACGGCGATCTCCAGGTACAGCCCCGCGGCGCAGGCGGACCCTCCATTGCGCTTCCGGACCTCGTCAAGGACTTGCGCGAGCGGGGCCTGCGCACGCCGCTCCTGGTGCGCTTCTCGGACATCTTGAAGAGCCGGATCGATCACCTGGCCGGCGCGTTTGGAAAGGCGACCAGCGAGTACGGCTACCGCGGCCGTTTCCGGGGCGTGTATCCGATCAAGGTGAACCAGCAGCGCCACGTCGTCGAAGAAATGGTCGAACTGGGGCGGGATTGCTGCCTGGGCCTCGAGGCCGGCAGCAAGCCCGAACTCCTGATCGCCCTGGCGCTGCTCGATACCCCGGAAGCCCTGATCATCTGCAACGGCTACAAGGACCGCGCCTATATCGAAACGGCGCTGCTGGCCCAACGGCTCGGCCGCACACCCATCATCGTGATCGATCGCTACCACGAGTTGGAGTTGGTCATCAAGGTGGCCACGGAGCTGGGCATCCGCCCCCATATCGGCATCCGCGCGAAACTCTCCGCCCGCGGCGCGGGGAAATGGGTCGAATCCTCGGGAGATCGCTCGAAGTTCGGGCTCACGGCGGCGGAGATCGTCGAGGCCGTCGACCGCCTCCGACACGAAGACATGCTGGAGTGTCTGGAGCTCCTGCACTTCCATATCGGTTCCCAGATCACGACGATCCGCGCGCACAAGGATGCACTTCGCGAGGCCAGCCGCATCTTCGCCGGCCTGCATGAACTCGGCGCCCGCCCTTCGCTCTTCGATGTCGGCGGCGGGCTTGCCGTGGACTACGACGGCTCGCGCACGCACTTCCATTCGTCCAAGAACTACTCGTTGCAGGAGTACGCAAACGATGTGGTCTCGGCGATCCAGGAGGTATGTGACGAGAAGGATGTGCCGCATCCGGATCTCGTCACCGAGGCCGGGCGCTGGATGGTCGCCCACCACTCCGTGTTGCTCTTCGACGTGCTCGGCGTCAACGATGTAAAGCCCAACGCGCGCCCTCAGCCGGTTGCAGAAGACGACCCCAAGCTCCTCCGCGATCTGGAGGAGACTTTCGAGGCCGTCAACCACAAGAACCTCCTCGAGTGCTACCACGACGCCATCCAGCTGAAGGAAGATGCCGCCACCCTTTTTGCCCACGGCCAGCTCGATCTGCGCGATCGCGCCCGGATCGAACGATGGTTCTGGGCGTGTTGTGACAAGATCCAGCGGTTTTCGCGTGAGCTTCCGGAGGTTCCCGAGGATCTGCGGCCCCTGGAGAAGGCCCTCGCCGACACCTACTACGGCAACCTCTCGGTCTTCCAGAGCGCACCGGATCATTGGGCCGTGAAGCAGCTATTCCCGCTGATGCCCATCCATCGCCTCGACGAAGAGCCCACGCAGCGTGGCGTGATCGCCGATCTCACCTGCGATAGCGACGGCAAGATCGATCAGTTCATCGACGTGCATGGCGTCAAGAGCGTGCTCGAGCTGCACGCGGTAGATGGGGCCACCTACTACCTCGGCATGTTCTTGATGGGCGCCTACCAGGAGATTCTCGGCGACCTGCACAATCTCTTCGGGGATACCGATGCCGTGCACGTACGTCTTTCCGACGACGGCGGCTACGAGATCGAGCACGTGGTCGAGGGCGATGACGTGCGCGAAGTCCTGGCCTACGTCCAATACGACCAGAGCACCCTCAAGGAGAAGGTCCGGCGGCTCACCGAGAGCGCCCTTCGACGTGGCGACATCAGTCTCGAAGAAACCCGCCTGCTCCGCCGCCGCTACGACCAGGGCCTCTGGGAGTACACCTACCTCGATCCGGATCGCTGA
- a CDS encoding nucleoside phosphorylase, whose translation MSNAQPITGLTPGQVPKHVFLCGDPARIDRITGGWEGATEVCNVREYRVVTGDWGGMPMAAASTGIGAPSTAILLEELVKLGAHTFIRIGNSGGLAPDLELGDLVVTTGSVRDDGTSRSYVLPEYPAVADHELVGALLGAAKERGARCRAGITWSLDAFYMRNAVLTESGGMGSMSVDDYWTADHPNRIADLRAARVQNCEMESGVLLTLASLFGVRAGCICVVSDRTPWPGPAEIDLDRNMGQCIEIALDAMVKVARD comes from the coding sequence GTGAGCAACGCCCAACCGATCACCGGTCTCACCCCCGGCCAGGTTCCGAAGCATGTGTTCCTGTGCGGAGATCCGGCCCGGATCGATCGCATCACGGGGGGCTGGGAAGGCGCGACCGAGGTCTGCAACGTCCGGGAGTATCGCGTCGTAACGGGCGACTGGGGTGGAATGCCCATGGCCGCCGCCTCGACCGGGATCGGTGCTCCGAGTACGGCCATCCTCTTGGAGGAGTTGGTGAAGCTCGGCGCCCATACGTTCATCCGCATCGGCAACAGCGGCGGCCTTGCACCGGACCTCGAACTCGGGGATCTGGTCGTCACCACAGGCTCGGTACGCGACGACGGCACCAGCCGTAGCTACGTCCTGCCCGAATATCCGGCGGTGGCCGATCACGAGTTGGTCGGGGCCCTGCTCGGGGCCGCGAAGGAGCGGGGCGCCCGCTGCCGCGCCGGGATCACCTGGAGCCTCGACGCCTTCTACATGCGCAACGCTGTCCTCACGGAGAGCGGCGGAATGGGATCGATGAGCGTCGACGACTATTGGACGGCTGATCATCCGAACCGCATCGCCGATCTGCGCGCCGCCCGCGTACAGAACTGCGAAATGGAATCCGGCGTGCTGCTCACCCTGGCCAGCCTCTTCGGCGTTCGGGCCGGCTGCATCTGCGTCGTCTCCGACCGCACACCCTGGCCCGGCCCGGCCGAGATAGACCTCGACCGCAACATGGGCCAGTGCATCGAGATCGCACTCGACGCGATGGTGAAGGTCGCCCGGGACTAG